One part of the Melioribacteraceae bacterium genome encodes these proteins:
- a CDS encoding sigma-54 dependent transcriptional regulator, which translates to MNHLSVLIIDDEVSQLQSLKTFLAKRDYQLYTAGDGESGFKIAQENVIDIVLTDFKMPGWDGHTVLKNIKLLNPEIDVVVMTAFGTVESAVNLMKDGAFDYLTKPIDLDELENILNKIKERKHLISENKFLREQLQDKFKFESIISRSKSMESVLSTASRVAQTKSTVLIRGESGTGKELIAKAIHFASPRKEKPFVTVNVASLSENLLESELFGHEKGSFTGAINRRIGRFEEANGGTIFIDEVGDIPLSVQVKLLRAIQFGEVQRIGSNSTFSTDVRIIAATHRNLEEMIKNHEFREDLFYRLNVVTINLPHLRNRKDDIPVLVDHFIYRFSINMGKPIKGITREALDQLIKYDFPGNIRELENMIERAIVLSRDDYIRKEDLPITPTEKASYGEFDPYNLDEGYEIKIKSFEKAMITEALNRTNGNKSAAARLLGITERHLRSRLERLN; encoded by the coding sequence ATGAACCATCTTTCTGTTCTGATAATAGACGATGAAGTCTCTCAGCTACAATCATTAAAAACCTTCTTGGCCAAAAGAGATTACCAGCTTTATACCGCTGGCGACGGCGAAAGCGGATTTAAGATAGCACAGGAAAATGTAATAGATATTGTATTAACTGATTTCAAAATGCCCGGCTGGGACGGTCATACCGTACTTAAGAATATTAAACTTCTGAATCCTGAAATAGATGTAGTAGTAATGACCGCATTCGGTACTGTTGAAAGTGCCGTGAATCTAATGAAGGACGGTGCCTTCGATTACTTAACAAAACCGATCGACCTTGATGAACTTGAGAATATCCTGAACAAAATTAAAGAACGGAAACATTTGATATCGGAGAATAAATTTCTTCGGGAACAGCTTCAGGATAAATTTAAATTCGAGTCGATTATTTCCCGCTCCAAATCGATGGAGAGTGTTTTGAGTACTGCTTCAAGGGTTGCGCAGACCAAATCGACTGTATTAATCAGAGGTGAAAGCGGAACCGGGAAAGAACTAATCGCAAAGGCAATTCACTTTGCAAGTCCCAGAAAAGAAAAGCCGTTCGTAACTGTAAACGTTGCATCCCTTTCTGAAAATCTTCTGGAGAGCGAACTATTCGGACACGAAAAAGGATCTTTCACAGGCGCGATAAACCGTCGGATCGGTAGATTTGAAGAAGCAAACGGTGGAACTATTTTTATTGACGAGGTGGGAGATATTCCCCTTTCAGTTCAAGTAAAATTACTTCGTGCAATTCAATTTGGTGAGGTTCAGAGGATCGGCAGCAATTCAACCTTCAGCACCGACGTAAGAATTATAGCTGCCACTCACAGAAATCTCGAGGAGATGATTAAGAATCATGAGTTCCGGGAAGATCTTTTTTACAGACTTAATGTTGTTACCATAAACCTGCCTCATTTACGAAATAGAAAGGATGATATTCCCGTTCTTGTCGATCATTTTATTTACAGATTCAGCATTAATATGGGAAAGCCTATCAAGGGAATAACCCGGGAAGCTCTGGACCAGTTAATTAAATATGATTTCCCGGGCAATATAAGAGAACTTGAAAACATGATTGAACGAGCAATAGTACTTTCCCGTGACGACTATATCAGGAAAGAGGATCTTCCCATTACTCCGACGGAAAAAGCATCCTATGGTGAATTCGATCCGTACAATCTTGACGAAGGTTACGAGATAAAAATCAAATCCTTCGAAAAAGCCATGATAACCGAGGCTTTAAACCGCACTAACGGCAATAAAAGCGCGGCTGCCAGGCTGTTGGGC
- a CDS encoding ATP-binding protein → MKFLEKIIIQPKNLVLIFLATALIIGVSVVVELNQSRKEMLQLMQQQSRTLLESLLVSSNNALLSYEKIEEEMKSRLLNNAEMIKTLYSRKMISNSLLESIAKKNNIFRINIFDREGNKIFSNSIEGHPEREDDESPDQLLLPIFDSISDTLIFGIKQSRYSEDYRFAVAISSGDGGAIVLNVDADKLLEFRAQVGFGILLRSLSENPQINYVALQDQEGIIAASGIVEGLESIDSSNFLRKGLEEDKYAWRVAEIDSIEVFEAIHPFYHNNEVIGIFRLGLSLEPLDDINEDTVSRLIILGIVLFVLGSIILALIFVKQNFNLLENKFTAIEKYSKEIIDNVSDAIIVIDPDFNIKSFNNAALQLFNKETQSSRNLYSLFDKEKCSRIINSPSHISEIECSINGAFRLFLLSKSEFFDEKKERNLIFVMRDLTEVKRLESQIKRKERLTEMGKLASSVAHEIRNPLNAIGTITQQLGKDFEPKENEKEFRDLTKLVYGEVRRINETIESFLRFSKPQPVNPSVFNSTELFEQLYRQYSALLNEKNIKLNLYENWKGEVEWDRTQITQAFINLIENAIDAVNVDGQIKIGVRENSASSVEIVFADNGSGIPAEDKEKIFHLYFTTKTKGSGIGLSIVQRIIAEHNGLISVESEQGKGTKIIITIPKVFSQVSI, encoded by the coding sequence GTGAAGTTTCTTGAAAAAATAATTATCCAGCCGAAAAACCTCGTTTTGATTTTTCTTGCAACAGCGCTGATAATTGGCGTATCGGTAGTTGTAGAGCTCAATCAAAGCAGAAAAGAGATGCTGCAGCTAATGCAGCAGCAATCCCGAACACTACTTGAATCGCTTCTGGTATCTTCAAACAATGCTCTTCTTTCTTACGAAAAAATTGAAGAGGAGATGAAAAGCAGGCTTCTTAATAATGCAGAGATGATAAAAACTCTCTACAGCAGAAAAATGATTTCAAACTCACTTCTGGAATCGATAGCCAAAAAGAATAATATTTTCAGAATAAATATTTTTGATAGAGAAGGAAATAAAATTTTTTCCAACAGCATAGAAGGTCATCCGGAAAGAGAAGATGACGAAAGTCCGGATCAACTTCTTTTACCGATTTTCGATTCGATTTCCGATACGCTGATCTTCGGCATTAAACAATCCCGATACAGTGAGGACTACCGTTTTGCAGTTGCAATAAGTTCGGGTGACGGAGGCGCCATAGTTCTAAATGTTGATGCCGACAAGCTTTTGGAGTTCAGAGCCCAGGTCGGATTCGGAATCTTATTAAGAAGTCTTTCAGAAAATCCTCAAATAAATTATGTAGCACTTCAGGATCAGGAAGGTATTATTGCAGCTTCAGGGATTGTTGAGGGGCTCGAATCGATTGATTCATCCAACTTTCTAAGAAAAGGATTGGAGGAGGACAAATATGCATGGCGTGTTGCCGAGATTGATTCGATAGAAGTATTCGAAGCAATTCATCCTTTTTACCATAATAATGAGGTTATTGGAATCTTCCGGCTCGGTCTATCGCTTGAACCTCTGGATGATATCAATGAGGACACCGTAAGCCGTCTCATTATTCTCGGAATCGTGCTGTTCGTACTCGGATCTATAATACTTGCACTTATATTCGTTAAACAGAATTTCAATCTTCTCGAGAATAAATTTACCGCAATTGAAAAATATTCGAAAGAGATAATTGACAATGTGAGTGATGCGATAATAGTGATCGACCCGGATTTCAATATAAAATCCTTCAACAACGCAGCACTTCAACTATTCAACAAAGAGACACAAAGCAGCAGAAATCTATACTCACTGTTCGATAAGGAAAAATGCAGCAGAATCATAAATTCCCCTTCTCATATTTCAGAGATTGAGTGCAGTATAAACGGTGCATTCCGGCTTTTTTTATTATCTAAAAGTGAATTTTTCGATGAGAAGAAAGAACGAAACCTGATCTTTGTAATGAGAGATCTTACTGAAGTGAAAAGGCTGGAGAGTCAAATTAAGAGGAAAGAAAGACTCACTGAAATGGGAAAACTGGCTTCTTCGGTAGCACACGAAATTAGAAATCCATTAAATGCCATCGGCACAATAACCCAGCAGCTTGGTAAAGATTTCGAACCTAAAGAGAATGAAAAAGAATTCAGAGATTTAACAAAACTTGTGTACGGGGAAGTAAGAAGAATAAATGAAACAATTGAAAGTTTTCTTAGATTTTCAAAACCCCAGCCGGTGAATCCCTCCGTTTTTAATTCCACCGAATTATTTGAACAGTTATATAGACAGTATTCTGCCTTGCTGAACGAAAAAAACATTAAACTGAATTTATACGAAAACTGGAAAGGTGAAGTGGAATGGGATCGCACTCAAATCACCCAGGCATTTATTAATCTGATTGAGAATGCGATTGATGCCGTGAATGTGGACGGACAAATAAAGATTGGAGTAAGAGAAAATTCGGCTTCAAGTGTTGAGATAGTCTTTGCCGATAACGGCAGCGGAATCCCTGCCGAAGATAAAGAAAAAATCTTCCATCTTTATTTCACTACCAAAACCAAAGGAAGCGGAATAGGATTGAGTATTGTACAGCGTATAATTGCCGAGCATAACGGATTGATATCCGTAGAAAGCGAACAGGGTAAGGGAACAAAAATTATAATTACAATTCCAAAAGTATTTTCACAGGTATCAATATGA
- a CDS encoding DUF4405 domain-containing protein: MKKRFSWRGFISLYITISFLIIIVSGIILYFAPPGRVANWSYWRFLGLLKSQWQSVHTIFTFIFIIAAGFHLFYNWKPFVAYLKTKFESKIKLRLELIFSIIVILIFFVMVIYDFAPFKSVMDFGEQLKESWSNDSNEPPIPHAEDLLLTEFSSIIKMSADEIKNRLGNENISVPSEDISIKEIAKLNNISPNRIYNLLKRTGSNSNAAAGEGRGFGRKTIQEICIENDINVETAIANLKLKGIEAGLDDKLKDIALRHNLMPVEVANIALGTKNDHEKN; the protein is encoded by the coding sequence ATGAAAAAGAGGTTCAGCTGGCGCGGTTTCATAAGTCTTTACATTACAATTTCATTTTTAATAATTATCGTATCAGGAATTATACTCTACTTTGCCCCTCCGGGAAGAGTGGCTAACTGGTCATACTGGAGATTCCTGGGCTTACTAAAAAGTCAATGGCAATCGGTTCATACAATATTCACATTCATATTTATAATTGCCGCGGGATTCCATCTTTTTTATAACTGGAAACCTTTTGTAGCATATCTAAAAACAAAATTCGAGTCGAAAATTAAATTACGATTAGAACTGATCTTCTCGATCATTGTCATTTTGATTTTTTTTGTAATGGTGATTTATGATTTTGCCCCGTTCAAATCGGTGATGGATTTCGGTGAGCAATTGAAGGAATCCTGGTCCAACGATTCAAATGAACCGCCCATCCCGCATGCCGAGGATTTATTACTGACAGAATTCTCCTCCATAATAAAAATGTCGGCTGATGAGATAAAAAATAGGCTCGGCAACGAAAATATATCCGTTCCCTCAGAAGATATTAGTATAAAGGAGATTGCAAAGCTGAACAACATCTCACCCAACCGGATTTATAACCTGTTAAAAAGAACCGGCAGTAACTCTAATGCTGCAGCCGGCGAAGGGAGAGGATTCGGCAGGAAAACAATTCAGGAGATCTGCATTGAAAACGATATTAATGTTGAAACAGCTATAGCCAACCTGAAACTGAAAGGAATTGAAGCTGGGCTTGATGATAAATTGAAGGATATCGCACTAAGGCATAACTTGATGCCCGTGGAAGTGGCCAATATCGCTCTCGGAACTAAAAATGACCATGAGAAGAATTGA
- a CDS encoding cytochrome c biogenesis protein: MVWKLILFILMAFVIVAGITFPIVPQPSSWYEFPNIPGLEEKAKIIFFHVPTAWLSVIAFLMAMVYGVRYLKNKNLDEDAKSAAALQLGMVFAILATVTGSIWAKFTWGAFWHWDPRETSIFILLLIYGSLFALRSAIENEDKRARLSAVYSIIAFLTVPFFIFIMPRIMVGLHPGSANDDTSGPVVDFKMNANMQLVFYLSLLAFTILYWWMWKIRYRSIIIHENLSKK; this comes from the coding sequence ATGGTCTGGAAGTTAATCCTTTTCATCCTGATGGCATTTGTAATTGTTGCCGGGATAACGTTTCCAATTGTTCCACAACCCTCTTCATGGTATGAATTCCCCAATATTCCGGGATTAGAAGAAAAGGCGAAGATAATATTTTTTCATGTGCCTACTGCCTGGCTCTCTGTTATAGCATTTCTGATGGCAATGGTATATGGAGTAAGATATTTGAAAAATAAGAATCTGGATGAAGACGCAAAATCGGCCGCTGCATTACAGCTGGGAATGGTCTTTGCCATACTTGCTACAGTTACCGGATCTATCTGGGCAAAATTTACATGGGGCGCATTCTGGCATTGGGATCCGCGGGAGACAAGTATTTTTATTTTGCTTCTGATTTATGGATCTCTCTTTGCTTTAAGATCGGCAATTGAAAATGAAGATAAAAGAGCCCGGCTCTCGGCAGTCTATTCAATTATTGCCTTTTTAACCGTGCCATTCTTTATATTCATTATGCCTAGGATAATGGTAGGACTTCATCCCGGTTCGGCAAACGACGATACGTCCGGTCCGGTAGTTGATTTTAAAATGAATGCAAATATGCAGCTTGTATTTTATTTGTCACTGCTGGCTTTTACAATTCTCTACTGGTGGATGTGGAAGATCCGGTATCGTTCAATAATAATTCACGAAAATCTTTCAAAGAAATAA
- a CDS encoding CcmD family protein: protein MEGGFLGFLENNSIYIVMFIVLVVWLGIFLFLINTDKRLKIIEKELSKVISEGKENQ, encoded by the coding sequence TTGGAAGGCGGATTTTTAGGATTTCTTGAGAACAATTCAATCTACATTGTGATGTTCATTGTTCTTGTTGTCTGGCTCGGTATCTTTCTGTTTTTAATTAACACAGATAAACGGCTAAAAATAATCGAAAAAGAATTGAGTAAAGTAATATCCGAAGGGAAGGAGAATCAGTAA
- a CDS encoding cytochrome c maturation protein CcmE, giving the protein MKNKYMFGGFIIVVFLGVMIYLFTQTNVAYENSFAKVMETEKTVKATGSWLKERNYEVDKQNGIFSFYMKDDQGKIMRVIYNGTIPNNFESSTSVVVTGKYQNGVFHATDILTKCPSKYQEQPVQNASS; this is encoded by the coding sequence ATGAAAAATAAATATATGTTCGGCGGATTTATCATAGTTGTTTTCCTTGGAGTAATGATATATCTGTTCACCCAGACCAATGTTGCTTATGAAAACAGTTTTGCAAAGGTAATGGAAACCGAGAAGACTGTTAAAGCAACCGGGAGCTGGTTAAAAGAAAGAAATTATGAAGTTGATAAACAAAACGGAATTTTTTCGTTTTATATGAAAGACGATCAGGGTAAAATAATGAGAGTGATTTACAATGGTACTATTCCTAACAACTTTGAGTCATCTACCAGCGTGGTTGTAACGGGTAAATACCAGAATGGTGTCTTTCATGCAACCGACATTCTTACCAAATGTCCATCCAAATATCAGGAGCAGCCGGTTCAAAACGCGAGCTCGTAA
- a CDS encoding cytochrome c-type biogenesis CcmF C-terminal domain-containing protein: MIGNIALTLALLAGVFSVVMYYLTFRGYQNTLSLARIGYHTSAVMVLAASALLLHAILTHQYQYKYVYNYSNSELPIGLLMSTFYAGQEGSFMLWILFTAIIGLILLDYTSKRGDLEQRVMMVFGLALTFLLVMVSPLLKTPFEYIWNTPDFIDLKSINPAYYSLPALQNFMFSDPQSNKQFVQISSELKNILTANNISVSDFIVEGKGLNPLLQNFWMQIHPPILFVGFAMSAVPFAFAMAALLKNEYKDWVKQALPWVLSGTMVLGLAIMLGGYWAYGVLGWGGYWGWDPVENSSLVPWIVGVASIHTLLVQRKTQEKGSGRFVKTNLILSILTFVLVIYSTFLTRSGILGDASVHSFVDPGMTVYLFLVLFLGLFTVIGLGMVIYRWKYLTANFNEEANLLSRELALFTGAVALLASAIIVLVGTSAPIFGQTVEIKFYNELNLPIAVIIGLLNGGSLLLKWKLTETKDIWSQTRFSLIASVILTALIVIFGGVIELMLIVLLFSSSFTLFVNGEIMIKILKGRKSYLGAYIAHIGIAVFLIGVVASGAYSDQKQVDLVKGESLNVLGHDLTFLGYEPIDNGKKYAFNVEINKNGSSRVAKPIMFIAEFNNSLMREPDILVGLTKDFYVTPVGYEDGTEENHNHGSVLALTKGETVDYNGMKITFESFEMPKDGMAAMSAGSEFKIGALIKINDNGKEYSLKPAIVIQGDGRKSEPAVLTDKGLTFELSNMEAGSGKIELTITDSNEQNQQEQTSIAKKEVLTVEASIKPFISLVWIGVLLMVAGFSVAAFRRSKESLL, from the coding sequence ATGATTGGTAATATAGCTTTAACTCTGGCCCTGCTGGCCGGAGTCTTTTCTGTTGTAATGTATTATTTGACCTTCAGGGGTTATCAGAACACTCTTTCACTGGCGCGTATCGGGTATCATACCTCGGCAGTTATGGTTCTGGCTGCAAGCGCCCTGCTTCTTCATGCAATTCTTACTCACCAGTATCAGTATAAATATGTTTACAATTACAGCAACAGCGAACTTCCTATCGGACTTCTCATGTCCACATTCTATGCCGGACAGGAAGGAAGTTTTATGCTCTGGATTTTATTCACAGCAATAATCGGCCTTATTCTGCTCGATTACACTTCCAAACGTGGCGACCTCGAACAACGGGTAATGATGGTTTTCGGATTGGCGTTAACATTTTTGCTGGTAATGGTTAGTCCTCTTTTAAAAACCCCGTTTGAATATATCTGGAATACACCCGATTTCATCGATCTGAAGAGTATTAATCCGGCTTATTATTCGCTGCCCGCACTTCAGAACTTTATGTTCAGCGATCCTCAGTCCAACAAACAGTTTGTACAGATTAGCAGCGAACTTAAAAACATTCTGACGGCAAATAATATCTCTGTAAGCGATTTTATTGTCGAGGGTAAAGGTCTCAATCCTCTTCTCCAGAATTTCTGGATGCAGATCCATCCGCCAATTCTGTTTGTTGGATTTGCAATGTCGGCAGTTCCATTTGCATTCGCAATGGCAGCATTGTTAAAAAATGAGTATAAGGATTGGGTTAAACAGGCCTTGCCTTGGGTCCTATCCGGTACAATGGTTCTCGGCTTGGCTATTATGCTCGGCGGTTACTGGGCTTACGGTGTTCTTGGCTGGGGAGGTTACTGGGGATGGGATCCTGTTGAAAACTCTTCTCTTGTTCCATGGATTGTTGGTGTCGCATCTATACATACACTCCTTGTTCAGAGAAAGACTCAGGAAAAAGGAAGCGGAAGATTTGTTAAAACCAATCTTATCTTAAGCATCCTTACCTTCGTTCTCGTTATTTACAGTACTTTCCTTACTAGAAGCGGAATACTAGGCGATGCTTCGGTTCACTCATTTGTTGATCCCGGTATGACTGTTTATCTTTTCCTTGTATTGTTTCTCGGGCTTTTTACTGTTATTGGTCTTGGAATGGTAATTTACAGGTGGAAGTATCTTACTGCGAATTTCAACGAAGAAGCAAATCTCCTATCGAGAGAACTCGCTCTTTTTACCGGTGCTGTTGCTCTGCTCGCTTCTGCTATAATCGTACTTGTCGGAACTAGCGCTCCAATTTTCGGTCAGACTGTTGAAATTAAATTTTATAATGAACTTAATCTTCCAATCGCTGTGATTATCGGACTCCTTAATGGCGGAAGCCTTCTTTTAAAATGGAAATTGACTGAAACGAAGGATATCTGGAGTCAAACCCGTTTCTCACTGATTGCGTCGGTTATTCTGACTGCTCTTATAGTAATTTTTGGCGGCGTAATTGAGTTAATGCTGATTGTACTTCTCTTTTCCTCCTCATTTACTCTGTTTGTTAACGGGGAAATAATGATTAAGATATTGAAGGGAAGAAAAAGTTATCTTGGCGCGTATATAGCCCATATCGGCATTGCGGTCTTTCTAATCGGAGTTGTTGCCAGCGGTGCTTATTCGGATCAGAAACAGGTCGACCTTGTAAAAGGGGAAAGTCTAAATGTTCTCGGCCACGACCTTACTTTTCTGGGTTATGAACCGATCGATAACGGAAAAAAATATGCTTTTAATGTCGAGATAAATAAAAACGGCTCCTCAAGAGTAGCTAAACCGATTATGTTTATTGCCGAATTTAATAATAGTCTGATGAGAGAACCAGATATTCTCGTTGGGCTTACAAAAGATTTTTATGTCACTCCTGTCGGATATGAGGATGGCACAGAAGAGAACCATAATCACGGCAGTGTATTAGCTCTTACTAAAGGCGAGACAGTCGACTATAACGGAATGAAAATAACATTTGAATCATTTGAAATGCCTAAAGATGGAATGGCGGCTATGTCTGCAGGTAGTGAATTCAAAATCGGCGCTCTTATTAAGATTAATGATAACGGAAAAGAATATTCACTGAAACCCGCAATTGTAATTCAGGGAGACGGTAGAAAATCGGAACCGGCCGTTTTAACCGATAAAGGTCTGACTTTTGAATTATC